The Polluticoccus soli sequence AACTTTTCCTGGCAACGGTCGGGTGCGTGGTTTGGTGAAAGTTAAATGAAGCCGTCGCCGGGTATGTTTTTACAGCGCTTCCGTAGGTGCGTGGTTTTATTTCGGGCAATTTGTCGTTGACAAATAGACCTTTTCGTTGTTTACTAACCAGCCATCCTTCAGCCACTAGTTCTTCCATTGCCGCCACTACCGTTTGCCGGTGTATGGCGAAATGCTCACTCAGCATACGCGACGACGGCATCTTGTTATCGCTCTGCAATGTTCCGTTAGCGATCAGTTCGCGAAAGGCGTCGCGCAGTTGCATGTATACCGGTTGCTCAGTGGCATTCCTTAGTTTGATATGAGACAGGTAAGCGTAGTTCATTGGACTAGTGTTTTTGTTGAAACTGGACTAGGTGAGTGGTCCAGTAAAATTAGAGATTTGGATATAAACCACCATCAATTATGCAATGGATAGATAACGATGTAGTGCTGGAAGGTGAGCGTGTATTGCTGCGCCCCATGCGATCAGAAGATATCGATGAACTGGTACAGGTAGGGAATGACCCTCGGATTTGGGAGTTCCTGTCTGTAAGCTTTGAGGAACAGCATATCAGGGAACAGTTTTTCGAAGAAGCATTGCGAAATCGCGATAAGGGTACACAATACCCCTTTACCATCTTCGATAGGGCGGGCAATATCATTGGTACTACGCGCTTTGGCGAGATGGAACCCGAACACCGCAAGCTGGAAATAGGTTGGACCTGGTATCGTCCTTCTGTATGGGGCAATGGCAACAACGAAGAGTGCAAATACCTGCTGTTGTCATACGCTTTCGAAAAACTAGGTGCTGTGCGTGTGCAGCTTAAGACCAACGAGAAGAACTACCGCTCACGACGAGCGATCCTGAGACTTGGCTGCAAGTTCGAGGGCATTTATCGCAATCATGTCATCCGCCAGGGTGTTGTTCGCAATTCAGCTATGTTCAGCATGTTGCCGGAGGAGTGGCCTGTTGAAAAGGAAAACCTGAAGACCATTGTTGATGCTAAATACCAAGGTGCGTATGCCTTTAAAGACGATGCCTGTAATACGCACTACAATGGATATACCATAACTACGCAAAAGCACCTGATGCAACCTGAGCGGATTCATCAATGGCTGTCTACACAATCTTATTGGTTAGAGGGCGCGCCATTACAGATCATCAAAACTGCACTCGATCATTCATTTTGTATCGGCGTATTGCACGATGGCGTGCAAATAGGTTATGCCCGGTTTGTCACCGACTATGCACGATTTGCCTACCTGGCCGATGTGTACATAGAAGAAGAACACCGGGGCAAGGGACTGAGCAAGAAAATGATGGAGGTATTGCATTCGCTCGACTGGGTGAAAGGAATATGCAAGCTGATGTTGCATACTAAAGACGCACACAGTCTGTACACGAGATTTGGCTACGCCGCTCCTCCTTATCCTGACCGCTATTTAGAAAAGTTCCAAAAACAACCCTGGCAATGATAGAGATACAACCTATGGCCACGATACACGAGCTGCGTGTTTGTGCCAGGATGATGCACACGCACTTCCCGTGGACGGAATTGAACTTCGATCTGCCCGCCTGTGAAGCGGCATTCAAAGGAGGTTTTAAGGAGAACTATGTGGTTAAAAAGAAAGGCGACATAATCGGCTTTGCTATCCTGCAGGTACAAGGTGCGTTCAGTGGATATATTCAGTCCATTTGCATTTTGCCTGCTTACCGCAATCAGCAGATAGGCACAAAGCTTATTCGTTTTTGCGAAGAGAGAATACACAAGACTATGCCCAATGTATTTCTGTGTGTTTCCTCCGTTAATCCGGATGCGCAACGCTTTTACTATCGCCATGGATACGAAAAAATAGGTGAGTTGAAAGACCACCTGGTGCGTGGGTACGATGAATACCTGCTGCGCAAATCGCAGGGGCCAAGAGACGAGTTTATGCTGAGGAAGGCTGAAGCAGAAAAACAAAGCGTTGTGTAATACACAGTGCTTTGTTTAATACTGCATCCCCTTTGCGATTGCAGCAACTATTGTATTTTGAAGTTTTTGTAATTTGTTGTATATTTGCTTTGCATGGTCATTCGTGCAAAGCTCTTTGAAATCAGGAAAGGCATTGTTAGCAAATCGCGTTTTTTCAAAACACCTAAAACGCTAACAAATGCTAACAATGTGCAGACAAGCGATTGATTGTCAACACTCATGATTGTTAGCATTGTTGCTTTTGTTTCCCGTAGAAGATTGGTTTGTTAGAAAAACGACAACAAACAGCAACAATTTTCTCCACCGAGAGACCTTGCCATTTATTCAAAGCCATTGATAATGAAGGAATACAACCTGGAATGTTGAGTTTTCGACCAGATTCTAGAGAAATTCATGACAAAAGCGGCAACAATTGCTATCAACGAATAGGCATGATGCTAATGTGTCAAGTCGTGGGGTAAAAAATAAAGGCCTCCCGAAGGAAGCCTTTAATATGATAACTGCCCGGATGGGCGGTGCTACTAGTAGCGGTAGTGGTCAGCTTTGAACGGACCAGCCTTAGGAATACCGAGGTATTCAGACTGAGAATCGGTCAGCTCGTCCAGAACCACGCCAATTTTGGCAAGGTGCAGGCGGGCAACTTTCTCGTCCAGTACTTTAGGCAGAACGTATACTTTGTTCTCGTAGTTAGCGTGGTTGTTCCACAGCTCTATCTGTGCCAGTGTCTGGTTAGAGAATGAGTTAGACATTACAAATGAAGGGTGGCCCATAGCGCAACCCAGGTTCACCAGGCGGCCTTCAGCCAGCACGATCACTTGTTTGCCATCTATAGTGTACAGGTCAACCTGTGGTTTGATGGTGTCTTTAGTGTTGCCATAAGCTTTGTTCAACCATGCCATATCGATCTCGATATCGAAGTGGCCGATGTTACAAACGATAGCTTTGTCCTTCATCAGGCGGAAGTGTTTTTCCGTGATCAGGTCGCGGCAGCCAGAAGCAGTAACGACGATGTCAGCCTCTTTTACAGCGTCTTCCATCTTCTTTACTTCAAAGCCGTCCATAGCAGCCTGCAGTGCGCAGATCGGGTCGATCTCGGTAACGATAACACGTACACCAGCGCCACGCAGCGACAGTGCAGAACCTTTACCTACGTCGCCGTAGCCACCAACAACAGCTACCTTACCGGCCATCATTACGTCTGTAGCGCGGCGGATAGCGTCAACCAGAGATTCCTGGCAACCGTATTTGTTGTCGAATTTAGACTTGGTAACTGAGTCGTTCACGTTGATAGCAGGGATAGGCAGGGTGCCTTTCTGCATACGCTCGTACAGGCGGTGAACGCCGGTAGTAGTTTCTTCGCTAAGGCCTTTGATGTGCTGTACAAGCTCAGTGTAGTTGTCGAACACGATGTTCGTCAGGTCACCGCCATCGTCCAGGATCATGTTCAGCGGGCGGTCTTCACCACCGAAGAACAGAGTTTGTTCGATGCACCAGTCAGCTTCAGCTTGTGTTTGTCCTTTCCAGGCAAACACGCCGATACCTGCAGCAGCGATAGCAGCCGCAGCGTGGTCTTGAGTAGAGAAGATGTTGCAAGAGCTCCAACGCACTTCAGCACCCAGTGCTACCAGTGTCTCGATCAGCACGGCAGTCTGGATGGTCATGTGCAGGCAACCTGCGATACGCGCACCTTTCAACGGCTGTTGAGGACCGTATTCAGCACGGATAGACATCAGGCCCGGCATTTCAGCTTCAGCCAGTGTGATCTCTTTGCGTCCCCACTCAGCCAGGCTGATATCCGCTACTTTATAGGGAAGTTTGAAGTCGATTTCAGAACGAGTCATTGTACTCATAACAATTATAGTTTGCTAAATGATTTTCTTTAGGAAGTGCGAAATTAGGCATTTCCCGCGGTATTACCACGAGGATTAATATGAAATTATTTGTACTAAAGTGTGCCCAGATAGGTCCTGATCTTCTGGCTGGTAGCCTCGCTTACAGGTACTATCGGCAGCCTCATTTGTTCCTGGCAAATACCCTGCATGCCCAGTACGCACTTTACGCCGGCAGGGTTGCCTTCTGCAAACAGCAGGTGGATGCCTTCCAGCAGTTTGTAGTGCAGCTTGCGGGCCTCGTCAAATTTGCCGTCGAGCGCGTTGTTTACCATACCGGTGAAGTCTTTGGTAAAGCAGTTGGCAGCTACGGATATAACGCCTTCCATACCAATGGCTATTTGTGGCAGCACCAGGTCGTCATCGCCGGA is a genomic window containing:
- a CDS encoding GNAT family N-acetyltransferase yields the protein MQWIDNDVVLEGERVLLRPMRSEDIDELVQVGNDPRIWEFLSVSFEEQHIREQFFEEALRNRDKGTQYPFTIFDRAGNIIGTTRFGEMEPEHRKLEIGWTWYRPSVWGNGNNEECKYLLLSYAFEKLGAVRVQLKTNEKNYRSRRAILRLGCKFEGIYRNHVIRQGVVRNSAMFSMLPEEWPVEKENLKTIVDAKYQGAYAFKDDACNTHYNGYTITTQKHLMQPERIHQWLSTQSYWLEGAPLQIIKTALDHSFCIGVLHDGVQIGYARFVTDYARFAYLADVYIEEEHRGKGLSKKMMEVLHSLDWVKGICKLMLHTKDAHSLYTRFGYAAPPYPDRYLEKFQKQPWQ
- a CDS encoding GNAT family N-acetyltransferase, with the translated sequence MIEIQPMATIHELRVCARMMHTHFPWTELNFDLPACEAAFKGGFKENYVVKKKGDIIGFAILQVQGAFSGYIQSICILPAYRNQQIGTKLIRFCEERIHKTMPNVFLCVSSVNPDAQRFYYRHGYEKIGELKDHLVRGYDEYLLRKSQGPRDEFMLRKAEAEKQSVV
- the ahcY gene encoding adenosylhomocysteinase — protein: MTRSEIDFKLPYKVADISLAEWGRKEITLAEAEMPGLMSIRAEYGPQQPLKGARIAGCLHMTIQTAVLIETLVALGAEVRWSSCNIFSTQDHAAAAIAAAGIGVFAWKGQTQAEADWCIEQTLFFGGEDRPLNMILDDGGDLTNIVFDNYTELVQHIKGLSEETTTGVHRLYERMQKGTLPIPAINVNDSVTKSKFDNKYGCQESLVDAIRRATDVMMAGKVAVVGGYGDVGKGSALSLRGAGVRVIVTEIDPICALQAAMDGFEVKKMEDAVKEADIVVTASGCRDLITEKHFRLMKDKAIVCNIGHFDIEIDMAWLNKAYGNTKDTIKPQVDLYTIDGKQVIVLAEGRLVNLGCAMGHPSFVMSNSFSNQTLAQIELWNNHANYENKVYVLPKVLDEKVARLHLAKIGVVLDELTDSQSEYLGIPKAGPFKADHYRY